In one window of Brassica rapa cultivar Chiifu-401-42 chromosome A07, CAAS_Brap_v3.01, whole genome shotgun sequence DNA:
- the LOC103846035 gene encoding translocon-associated protein subunit alpha isoform X2: protein MKTIVIRHDLFLAFLLLASPFLQVALCQSDSEDSGFEVSDVGEDESETEQVFGLELTSAPGIETLCVFPNNRAKIIKAGTETEVLVGMKNDGPSDVDIVAVKGSLHLPFDQKPLVQNLTTLAGAFDLVGTIVYEMDGKPYQSIFYNGTIEVVEDGPLFRMESVFLSGLLISLIVVLIIYIQNGLRHMTKKTKRATKAKVEVGTAAKDASLDEWLEGTAYTQSSSKSKKKK from the exons ATGAAGACGATTGTTATTAGACATGATCTCTTCCTCGCTTTCCTTCTCCTTGCTTCACCTTTCCTCCAAG TTGCGTTGTGCCAGTCGGATTCGGAGGATTCTGGGTTTGAAGTTTCCGATGTTGGCGAAGACGAGAGCGAAACAGAGCAAGTGTTTGGTTTGGAGCTTACCTCAGCTCCTGGAATTGAAACCCTCTGCGTTTTCCCTAATAACAGAGCAAAAA TAATTAAAGCTGGAACTGAGACTGAGGTGCTCGTTGGAATGAAAAATGATG GTCCATCCGATGTAGACATTGTTGCGGTTAAAGGCAGTTTACATCTTCCTTTCGATCAAAAGCCTCTTGTTCAGAATCTCACCACTCTG GCTGGTGCTTTTGATCTAGTTGGCACCATTGTCTATGAGATGGATGGCAAGCCCTACCAAAGCATATTTTACAATGGAACCATCGAAGTTGTTGAAGACGGTCCTCTCTTCAGGATGGAGTCAGTCTTCCTTAGTGGTCTTTTGATTTCGCTTATTGTTGTTCTTATCATCTATATCCAAAATGGTCTGAGGCATATGACCAAG AAAACAAAGAGAGCAACAAAAGCAAAAGTTGAAGTTGGAACTGCGGCTAAAGATGCTTCACTTGATGAATGGCTTGAG
- the LOC103846035 gene encoding translocon-associated protein subunit alpha isoform X1 translates to MKTIVIRHDLFLAFLLLASPFLQVALCQSDSEDSGFEVSDVGEDESETEQVFGLELTSAPGIETLCVFPNNRAKIIKAGTETEVLVGMKNDGPSDVDIVAVKGSLHLPFDQKPLVQNLTTLSFGNASVPVSAQATFPYIFAVSKFLEAGAFDLVGTIVYEMDGKPYQSIFYNGTIEVVEDGPLFRMESVFLSGLLISLIVVLIIYIQNGLRHMTKKTKRATKAKVEVGTAAKDASLDEWLEGTAYTQSSSKSKKKK, encoded by the exons ATGAAGACGATTGTTATTAGACATGATCTCTTCCTCGCTTTCCTTCTCCTTGCTTCACCTTTCCTCCAAG TTGCGTTGTGCCAGTCGGATTCGGAGGATTCTGGGTTTGAAGTTTCCGATGTTGGCGAAGACGAGAGCGAAACAGAGCAAGTGTTTGGTTTGGAGCTTACCTCAGCTCCTGGAATTGAAACCCTCTGCGTTTTCCCTAATAACAGAGCAAAAA TAATTAAAGCTGGAACTGAGACTGAGGTGCTCGTTGGAATGAAAAATGATG GTCCATCCGATGTAGACATTGTTGCGGTTAAAGGCAGTTTACATCTTCCTTTCGATCAAAAGCCTCTTGTTCAGAATCTCACCACTCTG AGCTTCGGCAACGCTTCTGTGCCTGTTTCAGCGCAAGCTACCTTCCCATATATCTTCGCTGTCAGCAAGTTCCTGGAG GCTGGTGCTTTTGATCTAGTTGGCACCATTGTCTATGAGATGGATGGCAAGCCCTACCAAAGCATATTTTACAATGGAACCATCGAAGTTGTTGAAGACGGTCCTCTCTTCAGGATGGAGTCAGTCTTCCTTAGTGGTCTTTTGATTTCGCTTATTGTTGTTCTTATCATCTATATCCAAAATGGTCTGAGGCATATGACCAAG AAAACAAAGAGAGCAACAAAAGCAAAAGTTGAAGTTGGAACTGCGGCTAAAGATGCTTCACTTGATGAATGGCTTGAG